In Helicobacter pylori, a single genomic region encodes these proteins:
- the dcm gene encoding DNA (cytosine-5-)-methyltransferase: protein MIVEQDLFAPLLKPNNFKPYFTDYKNQIVRFVDLFSGLGGLRLGLEQALSSIGLKSQCVLSSEIKKSALQAYINHFKETPQGDVTQIDTNAIPNFDILLAGFPCQPFSSAGKRRGLDDTRGTLFFEIMRFLLAKKPKGFLLENVPGLLTHDKGKTFSIMLSHLKECGYFVNYKLLNAKDFGVAQNRERLYIVGSLSCPIDLNNFPTTKCVFKDVQEHHLELLNTPFTKKILSQFTPDELYGKAIKDKRGASNNIHSWDLELRGAVNQTQKDFLNLFLKERRKSKYAILWGTPKKDGVPLNLKSIQDFFNHVDLINLLDDLVVKGYLKKFKNPKNNEFGFALSGGKLSFEFSKILHPNEPTPTLVASDMHKMGVIDFKNKKVGLRRLSIQEGLRLFGFPKNYNLNTSYKESMDLLGNSVCVPVIQAISKRLIKII, encoded by the coding sequence ATGATAGTAGAACAAGACCTTTTTGCACCATTGTTGAAACCCAATAATTTTAAGCCCTATTTCACAGATTATAAAAATCAAATTGTGCGTTTTGTAGATTTATTTTCAGGTCTTGGTGGATTGCGTTTGGGACTTGAACAAGCTCTATCTAGCATAGGGTTAAAATCACAATGTGTTTTAAGCTCTGAAATTAAAAAAAGTGCCTTACAAGCTTATATAAATCATTTTAAAGAAACGCCACAAGGTGATGTTACACAAATTGATACAAATGCTATTCCTAATTTTGATATTTTATTAGCGGGTTTTCCTTGTCAACCTTTTTCTAGTGCTGGGAAACGACGAGGACTAGACGATACTAGAGGAACTTTATTTTTTGAAATCATGCGGTTTTTATTAGCTAAAAAACCTAAAGGATTTTTGCTAGAGAATGTTCCTGGACTTCTTACGCATGACAAAGGAAAAACTTTTTCCATTATGTTAAGCCATTTAAAAGAATGTGGTTATTTTGTCAATTATAAACTTTTGAATGCCAAAGATTTTGGGGTTGCACAAAATAGAGAACGCCTTTATATTGTAGGTAGTTTATCTTGTCCTATTGATTTGAATAATTTTCCTACTACAAAATGTGTTTTTAAAGATGTTCAAGAACACCACTTGGAACTTTTAAATACCCCTTTCACAAAAAAAATTTTGTCTCAATTTACTCCAGATGAACTTTATGGTAAGGCTATTAAAGATAAAAGAGGGGCTAGCAACAATATCCATTCATGGGATTTAGAGCTGAGAGGAGCGGTTAATCAAACTCAAAAAGACTTTCTTAATCTCTTTTTAAAAGAAAGACGCAAATCTAAATATGCCATACTTTGGGGAACACCCAAGAAAGATGGTGTACCTCTTAATTTGAAAAGTATTCAGGATTTTTTTAACCATGTAGATTTAATCAATTTGTTAGATGATTTAGTCGTTAAAGGCTATTTAAAAAAATTTAAAAATCCTAAAAATAACGAATTTGGTTTTGCTCTTAGTGGTGGAAAACTTTCTTTTGAATTTTCTAAAATCTTGCACCCTAATGAGCCTACTCCAACCTTAGTAGCGAGCGATATGCATAAAATGGGAGTAATAGATTTTAAAAACAAAAAGGTAGGATTACGGCGTTTGAGCATTCAAGAAGGATTAAGATTGTTTGGTTTTCCTAAAAATTATAACCTAAATACATCCTACAAAGAAAGCATGGATTTATTAGGCAATAGCGTGTGTGTACCTGTTATTCAAGCCATTAGCAAGAGACTAATAAAAATTATATAA
- a CDS encoding 3'-5' exonuclease, with translation MLCVFDIETIPSVSLCKEHFQLEENDALKICEWSFEKQKEKSGSEFLPLYLHEIISIAAVIGDDYGQFIKVGNFGQKHENKEGFTSEKELLEDFFRYFNEKQPRLISFNGRGFDMPLLTLKALKYNLTLDAFYSQENKWENYRARYSEQFHLDLMDSLSHYGSVRGLNLNGICSMTNIPGKFDVSGDLVHAIYYNPHLSQKEKKEIIDSYCQSDVLNTYWLFLKYEVLKGALNKEQYLGLLNDFLAKFPKEKSYSSVFINALEKEIREFI, from the coding sequence ATGTTGTGCGTGTTTGATATAGAAACCATTCCTAGCGTGAGCTTGTGTAAAGAGCATTTTCAATTAGAAGAAAATGATGCGCTAAAAATCTGTGAATGGAGTTTTGAAAAGCAAAAAGAAAAAAGCGGGAGCGAATTTTTGCCCCTTTATTTGCATGAAATTATCTCTATTGCAGCAGTCATTGGCGATGATTACGGGCAATTTATCAAAGTGGGGAATTTTGGTCAAAAACACGAAAATAAAGAGGGTTTTACAAGCGAAAAAGAGCTTTTAGAAGATTTTTTTAGATACTTTAACGAAAAGCAACCGCGCCTAATAAGCTTCAATGGCAGAGGTTTTGATATGCCCCTACTCACGCTCAAAGCCCTTAAATACAATTTAACCTTAGACGCTTTTTACAGCCAAGAAAACAAATGGGAAAATTACCGCGCGCGTTATAGCGAGCAGTTTCATTTGGATTTAATGGATAGCTTGAGCCATTATGGATCCGTTAGGGGGTTGAATTTGAATGGCATTTGCTCTATGACAAATATTCCTGGTAAATTTGATGTGAGCGGGGATTTAGTGCATGCGATTTATTACAACCCACATTTAAGCCAAAAGGAGAAAAAAGAGATTATTGATAGCTATTGCCAAAGCGATGTGCTTAACACTTACTGGCTTTTTTTAAAATACGAAGTGCTGAAAGGGGCTTTAAATAAGGAGCAATACCTTGGGCTATTGAATGATTTTTTAGCCAAATTCCCTAAGGAAAAATCCTATTCAAGCGTTTTTATTAACGCTTTAGAGAAAGAGATTAGGGAGTTTATTTAA
- the feoB gene encoding ferrous iron transport protein B: MKEITIALVGQPNVGKSSLINALSNAHLKVGNFAGVTVDKMEVGLIHKEHQITIIDLPGTYALNDFTTEEKVTKDFLEKGQYDLILNVVDSTNLERNLALSMQLLDTNKKMLLALNMWDEAQKEGIKINTGKLSKELGVVCVPTSARSKEDRLNTELLLDEIVRLYSQNTTNNESIKVPSQSFKESLKYSQSAQRIAQLVISENQQNASFEHTYKIDKILMHPRYGIFIFLGFMFIIFSLSFLIGGGVQKALEAGFKFLSDSVKENVANEDLASLVGDGIIGGVGATVSFLPLIVVLYFGISLLETTGYMSRVAFLLDGILHKFGLHGKSFIPLITGFGCSVPAYMATRTLQNYNERLITLFVIGFMSCSARLPIYVLFVGSFFPSSSAGFVLFCIYILGAVVALVMAKLLKLSVFKGQTESFIMEMPKYRFPSWRMVYFSIYTKSLSYLKKAGTYILVGAILIWFMSQYPKSDAAMKTYKQESLLVGKDTTLSSEAKEEKLKELKTKLDQKNLKNSVVGRGGAYLEKVFSPMDFDWRLSVSLVTGFMAKEVVVSTLVVLFSLGDQDEKSDAFRKILRKEVSVPSGIAFIVFVMFYIPCFAATITFGREAGGIKFVAYLFIFTTVVAYAFSLVAFYATQILV, encoded by the coding sequence ATGAAAGAAATCACTATCGCCCTTGTGGGCCAGCCTAATGTGGGGAAATCCTCCCTCATCAACGCTTTGAGCAACGCCCATTTGAAAGTGGGGAATTTTGCCGGGGTTACCGTGGATAAAATGGAAGTGGGCTTGATCCATAAAGAGCATCAAATCACTATCATTGATTTACCGGGCACTTACGCGCTCAATGATTTCACCACTGAAGAAAAGGTTACTAAAGATTTTTTAGAAAAAGGGCAATACGATCTCATTCTCAATGTGGTGGATTCCACCAATTTAGAGCGTAATTTAGCCTTAAGCATGCAGCTATTAGACACGAATAAAAAAATGCTTCTTGCGCTCAACATGTGGGATGAGGCGCAAAAAGAAGGCATTAAAATCAATACAGGAAAGCTTTCTAAAGAATTAGGGGTTGTGTGCGTGCCAACAAGCGCAAGATCCAAAGAAGATCGCTTGAATACCGAGCTTTTATTAGATGAAATTGTCAGGCTTTATTCTCAAAACACTACAAATAATGAAAGCATAAAAGTCCCGTCTCAAAGCTTTAAGGAGTCTCTAAAATACAGCCAGAGCGCTCAAAGAATCGCTCAATTAGTGATCAGTGAAAACCAACAAAACGCGAGTTTTGAACACACTTATAAGATTGATAAGATTTTAATGCACCCTCGTTATGGGATTTTCATTTTTTTAGGGTTTATGTTTATCATTTTTTCCTTGAGCTTTTTAATAGGAGGGGGAGTGCAAAAAGCGCTTGAAGCAGGGTTTAAATTTTTGAGCGATAGCGTTAAAGAAAATGTGGCTAATGAAGATTTAGCGTCTTTGGTGGGCGATGGCATTATTGGGGGAGTGGGAGCGACGGTTTCATTCTTGCCTTTAATTGTGGTGTTGTATTTTGGGATTTCCTTACTAGAAACGACAGGCTATATGAGTAGGGTAGCGTTTTTACTAGATGGGATCTTGCATAAATTTGGCTTGCATGGGAAGAGTTTTATCCCTTTAATCACCGGTTTTGGCTGCTCTGTGCCCGCTTACATGGCGACAAGAACCTTACAAAACTATAACGAACGATTGATCACGCTTTTTGTAATCGGGTTTATGAGTTGCTCGGCAAGACTCCCTATTTATGTGCTGTTTGTAGGCTCGTTTTTCCCTTCTTCAAGCGCGGGGTTTGTGCTGTTTTGTATTTATATTTTGGGGGCGGTTGTGGCGTTAGTGATGGCCAAATTACTCAAATTAAGCGTGTTTAAAGGGCAGACTGAATCCTTTATCATGGAAATGCCCAAATACCGCTTTCCCAGTTGGAGAATGGTCTATTTCAGTATCTATACCAAATCGCTTTCTTACCTTAAAAAGGCTGGGACTTATATTTTAGTGGGAGCGATTTTAATCTGGTTTATGTCTCAATACCCTAAAAGCGATGCGGCTATGAAAACTTATAAACAAGAAAGCTTGTTAGTGGGTAAAGACACCACCCTTTCAAGCGAAGCTAAAGAAGAAAAATTAAAAGAATTAAAAACCAAATTGGATCAAAAGAATTTAAAAAATAGCGTTGTAGGAAGAGGCGGGGCGTATTTGGAAAAAGTCTTTAGCCCTATGGATTTTGATTGGCGTTTGAGCGTTTCGCTTGTAACCGGATTTATGGCTAAAGAGGTGGTGGTTTCTACTTTGGTGGTGTTGTTTTCTTTAGGGGATCAAGATGAAAAATCTGACGCTTTTAGAAAGATTTTAAGAAAAGAAGTGAGCGTGCCTAGCGGGATCGCTTTTATCGTGTTTGTGATGTTTTATATCCCTTGTTTTGCAGCGACCATTACTTTTGGTAGGGAAGCTGGGGGGATAAAGTTTGTGGCGTATTTGTTCATCTTCACAACCGTTGTAGCGTATGCGTTTTCCTTGGTAGCTTTTTATGCGACTCAAATTTTGGTTTAA
- a CDS encoding ligand-gated channel — MKRILVSLAVLSHSAHAVKTHNLERVEASGVANDKEAPLSWRSKEVRNYMGSRTVISNKQLTKSANQSIEEALQNVPGVHIRNSTGIGAVPSISIRGFGAGGPGHSNTGMILVNGIPIYVAPYVEIGTVIFPVTFQSVDRISVTKGGESVRYGPNAFGGVINIITKGIPTKWESQVSERTTFWGKSENGGFFNQNSKNIDKSLVNNMLFNTYLRTGGMMNKHFGIQAQVNWLKGQGFRYNSPTNIQNYLLDSLYQINDSNKITAFFQYYSYFLTDPGSLGIAAYNENRFQNNRPNNDKSGRAKRWGAVYQNFFGDTDRVGGDFTFSYYGHDMSRDFKFDSNYLNVNTNPKLGPVYTDQNYPGFFIFDHLRRYVMNAFEPNLNLVVNTNKVKQTFNVGMRFMTMDMFIRSDQSTCEKSDIIDGVCHMPPYVLSKKPSNNQEMFNNYTAVWLSDKIELFDSKLVITPGLRYTFLNYNNKEPEKNDFSVWTSKKQRQNEWSPALNIGYKPMENWIWYANYRRSFIPPQHTMVGITRTNYNQIFNEIEVGQRYSYKNLLSFNTNYFVIFANRYYAGGYSPQPVNARSQGVELELYYAPIRGLQFHVAYTYIDARITSNADDIAYYFTGIVNKPFDIKGKRLPYVSPNQFIFDMMYTYKHTTFGISSYFYSRAYSSMLNQAKDQTVCLPLNPEYTGGLEYGCNSVGLLPLYFVLNVQVSSVLWQSGRHKITGSLQINNLFNMKYYFRGIGTSPTGREPAPGRSITAYLNYEF; from the coding sequence ATGAAAAGAATTTTAGTCTCTTTGGCTGTTTTGAGTCATAGCGCGCATGCTGTCAAAACTCATAATTTGGAAAGGGTGGAAGCTTCAGGGGTGGCTAACGATAAAGAAGCGCCTTTAAGCTGGAGGAGTAAGGAAGTTAGAAACTATATGGGTTCTCGCACGGTGATTTCTAACAAACAACTCACTAAAAGCGCGAATCAAAGCATTGAAGAAGCTTTGCAAAATGTGCCGGGCGTGCATATTAGAAACTCTACCGGTATTGGAGCTGTGCCTAGTATTTCCATTAGGGGGTTTGGTGCGGGAGGCCCAGGGCACTCTAATACGGGAATGATTCTAGTCAATGGGATCCCTATTTATGTCGCGCCCTATGTTGAAATTGGCACGGTTATTTTTCCTGTAACCTTTCAATCTGTGGATAGAATCAGTGTAACTAAAGGTGGGGAGAGCGTGCGTTATGGCCCTAACGCTTTTGGCGGTGTGATCAACATTATCACCAAAGGCATTCCTACCAAGTGGGAAAGTCAGGTGAGCGAGAGGACCACTTTTTGGGGCAAATCTGAAAATGGGGGGTTTTTCAATCAAAATTCTAAAAACATTGATAAAAGCTTAGTTAATAACATGCTTTTTAACACCTATTTAAGAACGGGGGGTATGATGAATAAGCATTTTGGAATCCAAGCTCAAGTCAATTGGCTCAAAGGGCAAGGGTTTAGATACAACAGCCCTACCAACATTCAAAACTACTTGCTAGATTCGTTGTATCAAATCAATGATAGCAACAAGATCACCGCTTTTTTTCAATATTACAGCTATTTTTTAACAGACCCTGGGTCTCTAGGTATAGCTGCCTATAATGAAAATCGTTTTCAAAATAACCGCCCTAATAACGATAAAAGCGGGAGAGCGAAGCGATGGGGAGCTGTGTATCAAAACTTTTTTGGGGACACGGATAGGGTAGGTGGGGATTTCACTTTCAGTTACTATGGGCATGACATGTCAAGAGATTTTAAATTTGATTCTAACTATTTAAATGTCAATACCAATCCTAAATTAGGCCCTGTTTATACCGATCAAAATTATCCAGGATTTTTTATTTTTGATCATTTAAGGCGTTATGTGATGAACGCTTTTGAGCCTAATTTGAACTTAGTCGTCAATACCAATAAAGTTAAGCAAACTTTTAATGTGGGCATGCGTTTTATGACGATGGACATGTTCATTAGATCCGATCAAAGCACGTGCGAAAAATCAGATATTATTGATGGGGTGTGCCATATGCCCCCATATGTTCTTTCTAAAAAGCCTAGTAACAATCAAGAAATGTTTAACAACTATACAGCGGTATGGTTGAGCGATAAAATAGAGCTTTTTGATTCTAAATTGGTGATAACTCCAGGGCTTAGATACACCTTTTTAAACTACAACAACAAAGAGCCAGAAAAGAACGATTTTTCCGTATGGACCAGTAAAAAACAGCGTCAAAACGAATGGAGTCCCGCCCTTAACATTGGCTATAAACCTATGGAAAATTGGATATGGTATGCGAACTACCGCCGCAGTTTTATCCCCCCACAACACACAATGGTAGGCATTACTAGGACTAATTACAACCAAATTTTTAATGAAATTGAAGTGGGGCAACGCTATAGTTATAAAAATCTATTGAGCTTTAATACCAATTATTTTGTGATTTTTGCCAATCGTTACTATGCGGGAGGCTATAGTCCACAGCCTGTGAATGCTAGGAGCCAAGGGGTGGAATTGGAATTGTATTACGCGCCGATTAGGGGTTTGCAATTCCATGTGGCTTACACTTACATTGATGCACGCATCACTTCTAACGCTGATGATATTGCTTATTATTTTACAGGCATTGTCAATAAACCCTTTGACATTAAAGGGAAGCGTTTGCCCTATGTGAGTCCTAACCAATTCATATTTGACATGATGTATACTTACAAGCACACGACTTTTGGAATCAGCAGTTATTTTTATAGCCGCGCTTATAGTTCTATGCTCAATCAGGCCAAAGATCAAACCGTGTGCTTGCCCCTAAACCCAGAATACACAGGGGGGCTAGAGTATGGTTGTAATTCAGTGGGGTTATTGCCCTTGTATTTTGTGTTGAACGTTCAAGTAAGCTCAGTCTTATGGCAAAGCGGTAGGCATAAAATCACTGGGAGTTTGCAAATCAATAACCTTTTTAACATGAAATATTATTTTAGGGGAATTGGCACAAGCCCTACAGGAAGAGAGCCCGCGCCAGGGAGATCCATTACAGCGTATTTGAATTATGAGTTTTAA
- the fliP gene encoding flagellar biosynthetic protein FliP, with product MRFFIFLILICPLICPLMSADSALPSVNLSLNAPNDPKQLVTTLNVIALLTLLVLAPSLILVMTSFTRLIVVFSFLRTALGTQQTPPTQILVSLSLILTFFIMEPSLKKAYDTGIKPYMDKKISYTEAFEKSALPFKEFMLKNTREKDLALFFRIRNLPNPKTPDEVSLSVLIPAFMISELKTAFQIGFLLYLPFLVIDMVISSILMAMGMMMLPPVMISLPFKILVFILVDGFNLLTENLVASFKMV from the coding sequence TTGCGTTTTTTCATTTTTTTAATCCTCATTTGCCCTTTAATATGCCCTTTAATGAGCGCTGATAGCGCTTTGCCTAGCGTCAATCTCTCTTTAAACGCTCCTAATGATCCTAAACAACTCGTAACCACCCTTAATGTCATCGCCCTGCTCACGCTTTTAGTTTTAGCCCCATCATTGATTTTAGTGATGACGAGTTTCACCCGTTTGATCGTGGTGTTTTCTTTTTTAAGGACTGCTTTAGGCACGCAACAAACCCCACCCACTCAAATTTTAGTTTCGCTCTCTTTGATATTGACTTTTTTTATCATGGAACCTAGCTTGAAAAAGGCTTATGATACAGGGATTAAGCCTTATATGGATAAAAAGATTTCTTACACCGAAGCGTTTGAAAAAAGCGCTCTGCCTTTCAAGGAATTCATGCTTAAAAACACACGAGAAAAGGATCTAGCGCTTTTTTTTAGGATTAGGAATTTGCCTAACCCTAAAACCCCTGATGAGGTGAGCTTGAGCGTTTTAATCCCGGCATTTATGATAAGCGAGTTGAAAACAGCGTTTCAAATCGGCTTTTTACTCTACTTGCCTTTTTTGGTGATTGATATGGTTATTAGCTCTATTTTAATGGCGATGGGCATGATGATGCTCCCGCCTGTAATGATTTCTTTACCTTTTAAAATTTTAGTGTTTATTTTAGTAGATGGGTTTAATTTATTGACCGAAAATTTAGTGGCGAGTTTTAAAATGGTTTAA
- a CDS encoding flagellar biosynthesis protein flip produces MRVPLPAANMITESIKILFLGNFNMPYLII; encoded by the coding sequence ATGCGAGTGCCTTTGCCAGCGGCTAATATGATTACAGAAAGCATTAAAATCCTTTTTTTAGGGAATTTTAACATGCCTTATCTTATAATTTGA
- the glmU gene encoding bifunctional UDP-N-acetylglucosamine diphosphorylase/glucosamine-1-phosphate N-acetyltransferase GlmU, whose protein sequence is MLSVIILAAGKGTRMHSSLPKTLHTLCGEPMLFYILEVAFSISNDVHLILHHQQERIKEAVLKRFKGVIFHTQIVEKYSGTGGAIMQEDKTPIFTQHERVLILNADMPLITKGTLTPLLESQNNAIGLLHLADPKGYGRVVLENHQVKKIVEEKDANDEEKTIKSVNAGVYFFERKFLERYLPKLNDQNAQKEYYLTDLIALGINENETIDAIFLEEECFLGVNSQTERAKAEEIMLERLRKNAMDLGVVMQLPGSIYLEKGVSFKGECVLEQGVRLIGNCLIENARIKAYSVIEESQIINSSVGPFAHARPKSVICNSHVGNFVETKNAKLQGTKAGHLSYLGDCEIGKNTNVGAGVITCNYDGKKKHQTIIGENVFIGSDSQLVAPINIGSNVLIGSGTTITKDIPSGSLSLSRTPQTNIENGYFKFFKKP, encoded by the coding sequence ATGCTTTCTGTAATCATATTAGCCGCTGGCAAAGGCACTCGCATGCATTCTAGCCTGCCTAAAACTTTGCACACCCTTTGCGGAGAGCCTATGCTGTTTTACATTTTAGAAGTGGCTTTTTCAATCAGTAATGATGTGCATCTTATCTTACACCACCAACAAGAACGCATTAAAGAAGCGGTATTGAAGCGTTTTAAGGGCGTCATCTTTCACACTCAAATCGTGGAAAAATATTCAGGGACAGGTGGGGCTATCATGCAAGAAGATAAAACGCCTATTTTTACTCAACATGAGCGGGTTTTGATTTTGAATGCGGACATGCCCTTAATCACTAAAGGCACCCTCACCCCCTTATTAGAAAGCCAGAATAACGCTATAGGTTTACTCCATTTAGCTGACCCTAAAGGTTATGGGCGCGTTGTTTTAGAAAACCATCAGGTTAAAAAGATTGTAGAAGAAAAGGACGCTAATGATGAAGAAAAAACCATTAAAAGCGTGAACGCTGGCGTGTATTTTTTTGAAAGAAAGTTTTTAGAAAGATACTTGCCCAAGCTTAATGACCAAAACGCCCAAAAAGAATACTACCTCACGGATTTAATTGCTCTAGGAATCAATGAAAACGAAACAATTGACGCTATTTTCTTAGAAGAAGAGTGTTTTTTAGGGGTGAATAGCCAAACAGAAAGGGCGAAAGCTGAAGAAATCATGCTAGAAAGACTGCGAAAAAACGCCATGGACTTGGGGGTAGTGATGCAATTGCCTGGTAGTATTTATTTAGAAAAAGGCGTGAGTTTTAAGGGGGAGTGCGTTTTAGAGCAAGGGGTGCGTTTGATTGGGAATTGCTTGATAGAAAACGCGCGCATTAAAGCTTATAGCGTGATAGAAGAGAGCCAAATCATTAATAGCAGCGTGGGGCCGTTTGCCCATGCACGCCCTAAAAGCGTGATTTGTAACAGCCATGTGGGGAATTTTGTAGAGACTAAAAACGCCAAACTTCAAGGCACTAAAGCGGGGCATTTGAGCTATTTAGGGGATTGTGAAATAGGGAAAAACACAAATGTAGGGGCTGGCGTGATCACTTGCAATTACGATGGTAAAAAGAAACACCAAACGATCATCGGTGAAAATGTCTTTATAGGGAGCGATAGCCAGCTAGTCGCCCCCATAAATATCGGCTCTAATGTCTTAATCGGCAGCGGCACCACCATCACTAAAGACATTCCTAGCGGTTCGTTGAGCCTTTCACGCACCCCTCAAACCAACATTGAAAACGGGTATTTTAAGTTTTTTAAGAAACCTTAA
- a CDS encoding pantothenate kinase — MSGLKAFSCVVVLCGAMANAAIASPKIEARGELGKLIGGGVGGFVGDKIGGAIGVPGGPVGIGLGKFVGGTAGGYIGSEIGDRVEDYIRGVDREPQTREPQNKEPQTPREPIRDFYDYGYSFGHAW; from the coding sequence ATGAGTGGATTAAAAGCATTTAGTTGTGTAGTGGTTTTATGCGGTGCAATGGCTAATGCGGCTATAGCTAGTCCTAAAATAGAGGCAAGGGGTGAATTAGGCAAACTTATAGGGGGTGGTGTTGGGGGTTTTGTTGGTGATAAAATTGGAGGAGCAATTGGGGTTCCTGGAGGTCCAGTGGGTATTGGATTAGGGAAATTTGTTGGTGGCACAGCAGGAGGATATATTGGGTCTGAAATAGGCGATAGAGTAGAAGATTACATCCGTGGCGTTGATAGAGAGCCACAAACTAGAGAGCCACAAAACAAAGAGCCACAAACCCCAAGAGAACCTATCCGTGATTTTTATGATTACGGCTATAGTTTTGGGCATGCTTGGTGA